One window of Penaeus chinensis breed Huanghai No. 1 chromosome 3, ASM1920278v2, whole genome shotgun sequence genomic DNA carries:
- the LOC125040797 gene encoding neuronal acetylcholine receptor subunit alpha-5-like: MSFLTLVVFLLPPAAGEKIVFGGLCLVLNILFLDYSANVIGHAPSHTPLIVQMVCQQMVLIMLSVVVSSLVVRMARGPHSSGLPNILKRPALLLSSCLCLGSYSELASKSSHSLDSSRRKPDELELGEDGSSEFRRRESGDACEWLLLAAVVDRLALLLYAAVCVISLIRFSSVL, from the exons ATGAGTTTCCTGACGCTGGTGGTGTTCCTGCTCCCTCCTGCCGCAGGAGAGAAGATCGTCTTCGGGGGCCTCTGCCTCGTCCTCAACATCCTCTTCCTCGATTACTCAGCCAACGTCATCGGACACGCCCCCTCGCACACGCCCCTTATCG TCCAGATGGTGTGTCAGCagatggtattgataatgctCAGCGTTGTGGTGTCAAGCCTAGTTGTCAGGATGGCGAGAGGACCTCACTCGTCTGGCCTCCCAAACATCTTAAAGAGGCCAGCTCTCCTTCTGTCATCTTGCCTCTGTCTGGGGAGCTACAGTGAACTC GCCTCCAAGTCGAGCCACAGCCTCGACAGCTCTCGACGCAAGCCTGACGAGCTGGAGCTGGGCGAGGACGGGAGCTCTGAGTTCCGCCGTCGGGAGAGCGGCGACGCCTGCGAGTGGCTCCTCCTCGCCGCCGTCGTCGACCGCTTGGCCCTCCTGCTCTACGCCGCCGTCTGCGTCATCAGCCTCATTCGCTTCAGCAGCGTCTTGTAG